A part of Carassius carassius chromosome 32, fCarCar2.1, whole genome shotgun sequence genomic DNA contains:
- the LOC132112362 gene encoding zona pellucida sperm-binding protein 4-like isoform X1, translating to MVGSWCLVQILLICAFCHAVPQWSKSLQDAQALMIQQTDQQFQLQKPVQQLANQQFPLQKPVQQLTNQQFPLRKPVQQLPKLQFPLQKPDQQLANQQFPLQKPVQQLPKLQFPLQKPPVKQFQKPVVQAEPLDKCAVADSEQIQCGLPGISGAECEAINCCFNGQQCFYGRAVTVQCIRDGQFVVVVSRDVTLPRLSLDSVHLLGGNDPPCAPVGSTPSFAIYQFPVTACGTSVMEDSGYVVYENRMTSSYEVGIGPYGSITRDSHFEFLFQCRYSGTSVEALVVEVNSVPPPPPVAAPGPLRVELRLANGQCVTKGCAEGDEAYTSYYNDADYPITKVLREPVYVEVHIMERTDPNIVLMLGHCWTTSTPSPLSLPQWDLLIDGCPYRDDRYLTTLVPVTGSSGLQFPTHYKRFVVKMFTFVDPASLAALQETIFIHCSTEVCHPSSGSCEQSCTRKRRDTRIKAVSGEQTVVSSGEVTLVM from the exons ATGGTTGGAAGTTGGTGTTTGGTTCAGATTTTGCTGATTTGTGctttctgtcatgctgttccacagtggagtaaatcgcttcaggatgctcaagctctgatgatccagcaaactgaccagcagttccagctccagaagccagttcaacagctagctaaccagcagtttccgcttcagaagccagttcaacagctaactaaccagcagtttccgcttCGGAAGCCAGTTCAACAACTACCTAAActgcagtttccacttcagaagccagatCAACAGCTAgctaaccagcagtttccacttcagaagcccgTTCAACAACTACCTAAActgcagtttccacttcagaagcca CCAGTTAAAcagtttcagaagccagtagtgcaggcagagccccttgataaatgcgctgtagctgattctgagcagatccaatgtggtctacctgggatcagtggtgctgagtgtgaagctatcaactgctgctttaacggacagcagtgtttctatgggagGGCAG TGACCGTCCAGTGTAttagagatggtcagtttgtggtagtggtgtctaGAGATGTTACTctgcctcgactgagtctggattcggttcatctactgggtggaaatGACCCACCTTGTGCTCCCGTGGGGTCCacaccttcctttgctatataccagttccctgtgaccgcatgtggcacgagTGTGATG GAGGACAGcggatatgtggtgtatgaaaaccgaatgacctcatcgtatgaagtggggattggaccttatggttccatcacaagggacagtcattttga gtttctcttccagtgtagataCTCGGGAACTTCtgtggaagctctggttgtggaggtcaactctgttcctccacctccaccagtagctgctcctggacctctcagggttgagctcagactggccaatggccaatgtgtcaccaaaggctgtgctgaag gggatgaggcctacacgtcctactACAATGATgctgattatcccatcacaaaagtcctgcgggagcctgtgtatgttgaggtgcacattatggagaggactgaccccaacattgtcctgatgcTGGGACATTGTTGGACgacttcaacccccagtccactcagtctcccccagtgggaccttctgatcgacgg ATGCCCTTACCGGGACGATCGCTATTtgaccacactggttccagtgactggatcgtctggtcttcagttcccaacccactacaagcgctttgttgtgaagatgttcacatttgtagatccagcATCACTGGCTGCTCTGCAGGAAACT atctttatccactgcagtacagaggtgtgccatccatcatctggctcttgtgaACAAAGCTGCACCAGGAAAC GGAGAGACActcgtatcaaggctgtctctggggagcagactgtggtttctagtggagaagttactctggtcatgtaa
- the LOC132112362 gene encoding zona pellucida sperm-binding protein 4-like isoform X4, whose amino-acid sequence MVGSWCLVQILLICAFCHAVPQWSKSLQDAQALMIQQTDQQFQLQKPVQQLANQQFPLQKPVQQLTNQQFPLRKPPVKQFQKPVVQAEPLDKCAVADSEQIQCGLPGISGAECEAINCCFNGQQCFYGRAVTVQCIRDGQFVVVVSRDVTLPRLSLDSVHLLGGNDPPCAPVGSTPSFAIYQFPVTACGTSVMEDSGYVVYENRMTSSYEVGIGPYGSITRDSHFEFLFQCRYSGTSVEALVVEVNSVPPPPPVAAPGPLRVELRLANGQCVTKGCAEGDEAYTSYYNDADYPITKVLREPVYVEVHIMERTDPNIVLMLGHCWTTSTPSPLSLPQWDLLIDGCPYRDDRYLTTLVPVTGSSGLQFPTHYKRFVVKMFTFVDPASLAALQETIFIHCSTEVCHPSSGSCEQSCTRKRRDTRIKAVSGEQTVVSSGEVTLVM is encoded by the exons ATGGTTGGAAGTTGGTGTTTGGTTCAGATTTTGCTGATTTGTGctttctgtcatgctgttccacagtggagtaaatcgcttcaggatgctcaagctctgatgatccagcaaactgaccagcagttccagctccagaagccagttcaacagctagctaaccagcagtttccgcttcagaagccagttcaacagctaactaaccagcagtttccgcttCGGAAGCCA CCAGTTAAAcagtttcagaagccagtagtgcaggcagagccccttgataaatgcgctgtagctgattctgagcagatccaatgtggtctacctgggatcagtggtgctgagtgtgaagctatcaactgctgctttaacggacagcagtgtttctatgggagGGCAG TGACCGTCCAGTGTAttagagatggtcagtttgtggtagtggtgtctaGAGATGTTACTctgcctcgactgagtctggattcggttcatctactgggtggaaatGACCCACCTTGTGCTCCCGTGGGGTCCacaccttcctttgctatataccagttccctgtgaccgcatgtggcacgagTGTGATG GAGGACAGcggatatgtggtgtatgaaaaccgaatgacctcatcgtatgaagtggggattggaccttatggttccatcacaagggacagtcattttga gtttctcttccagtgtagataCTCGGGAACTTCtgtggaagctctggttgtggaggtcaactctgttcctccacctccaccagtagctgctcctggacctctcagggttgagctcagactggccaatggccaatgtgtcaccaaaggctgtgctgaag gggatgaggcctacacgtcctactACAATGATgctgattatcccatcacaaaagtcctgcgggagcctgtgtatgttgaggtgcacattatggagaggactgaccccaacattgtcctgatgcTGGGACATTGTTGGACgacttcaacccccagtccactcagtctcccccagtgggaccttctgatcgacgg ATGCCCTTACCGGGACGATCGCTATTtgaccacactggttccagtgactggatcgtctggtcttcagttcccaacccactacaagcgctttgttgtgaagatgttcacatttgtagatccagcATCACTGGCTGCTCTGCAGGAAACT atctttatccactgcagtacagaggtgtgccatccatcatctggctcttgtgaACAAAGCTGCACCAGGAAAC GGAGAGACActcgtatcaaggctgtctctggggagcagactgtggtttctagtggagaagttactctggtcatgtaa
- the LOC132112361 gene encoding zona pellucida sperm-binding protein 4-like, giving the protein MAGSWCLVQILLICAFCHAVPQWSKSLQDAQALMIQQTDQHFQLQKPVQQLANQQFPLQKPVQQLANQQFPLQKPVQQLANQQFPLQKPVQQLTNQQFPLQMPVQQLTNQQFPLQKPVQQLTNQQFPLQKPVQQLTNQQFPLQMPVQQLTNQQFPLQKPVQQLTNQQFPLQKPVQQLTNQQFPLQKPVQQLTNQQFPLQKPVQQLTNQQFPLQKPGQQLTNQQFPLQKHVQQLTNQQFPLQKHVQQLTNQQFPLQKPVQQLTNQQFPLQKPVQQLTNQQFPLQKPVQQLTNQQFPLQKPVRLPKLQFPKPVKPFQKPVVQAEPLDKCAVADSEQIQCGLPGISGAECEAINCCFNGQQCFYGRAVTVQCIRDGQFVVVVSRDVTLPRLSLDSVHLLGGNDPPCAPVGSTPSFAIYQFPVTACGTSVMEDSGYVVYENRMTSSYEVGIGPYGSITRDSHFEFLFQCRYSGTSVEALVVEVNSVPPPPPVAAPGPLRVELRLANGQCVTKGCAEGDEAYTSYYNDADYPITKVLREPVYVEVHIMERTDPNIVLMLGHCWTTSTPSPLSLPQWDLLIDGCPYRDDRYLTTLVPVTGSSGLQFPTHYKRFVVKMFTFVDPASLAALQETIFIHCSTEVCHPSSGSCEQSCTRKRRDTRIKAVSGEQTVVSSGEVTLVM; this is encoded by the exons atggctggaagttggtgtttggtTCAGATTTTGCTGATTTGTGctttctgtcatgctgttccacagtggagtaaatcgcttcaggatgctcaagctctgatgatccagcaaactgaccagcatttccagctccagaagccagttcaacagctagctaaccagcagtttccgcttcagaagccagttcaacagctagctaaccagcagtttccacttcagaagccagttcaacagctagctaaccagcagtttccgcttcagaagccagttcaacagctaacgaaccagcagtttccgcttcagatgccagttcaacagctaactaaccagcagtttccacttcagaagccagttcaacagctaactaaccagcagtttccgcttcagaagccagttcaacagctaacgaaccagcagtttccgcttcagatgccagttcaacagctaacgaaccagcagtttccacttcagaagccagttcaacagctaacgaaccagcagtttccacttcagaagccagttcaacagctaacgaaccagcagtttccacttcagaagccagttcaacagctaacgaaccagcagtttccacttcagaagcccgTTCAACAGCTAACGaaccagcagtttccacttcagaagccaggtcaacagctaactaaccagcagtttccacttcagaagcatGTTCAACAGCTAACGaaccagcagtttccacttcagaagcatGTTCAACAGCTAACGaaccagcagtttccacttcagaagccagttcaacagctaacgaaccagcagtttccacttcagaagccagttcaacagctaacgaaccagcagtttccacttcagaagccagttcaacagctaacgaaccagcagtttccacttcagaagccagtacGACTACCTAAGCTGCAATTTCCGAAGCCAGTTAAACCgtttcagaagccagtagtgcaggcagagccccttgataaatgcgctgtagctgattctgagcagatccaatgtggtctacctgggatcagtggtgctgagtgtgaagctatcaactgctgctttaatggacagcagtgtttctatgggagGGCGG TGACCGTCCAGTGTAttagagatggtcagtttgtggtagtggtgtctaGAGATGTTACTctgcctcgactgagtctggattcggttcatctactgggtggaaatGACCCACCTTGTGCTCCCGTGGGGTCCacaccttcctttgctatataccagttccctgtgaccgcatgtggcacgagTGTGATG GAGGACAGcggatatgtggtgtatgaaaaccgaatgacctcatcgtatgaagtggggattggaccttatggttccatcacaagggacagtcattttga gtttctcttccagtgtagataCTCGGGAACTTCtgtggaagctctggttgtggaggtcaactctgttcctccacctccaccagtagctgctcctggacctctcagggttgagctcagactggccaatggccaatgtgtcaccaaaggctgtgctgaag gggatgaggcctacacgtcctactACAATGATgctgattatcccatcacaaaagtcctgcgggagcctgtgtatgttgaggtgcacattatggagaggactgaccccaacattgtcctgatgctgggacattgttggactacttcaacccccagtccactcagtctcccccagtgggaccttctgatcgacgg ATGCCCTTACCGGGACGATCGCTATTtgaccacactggttccagtgactggatcgtctggtcttcagttcccaacccactacaagcgctttgttgtgaagatgttcacatttgtagatccagcATCACTGGCTGCTCTGCAGGAAACT atctttatccactgcagtacagaggtgtgccatccatcatctggctcttgtgaACAAAGCTGCACCAGGAAAC GGAGAGACActcgtatcaaggctgtctctggggagcagactgtggtttctagtggagaagttactctggtcatgtaa
- the LOC132112362 gene encoding zona pellucida sperm-binding protein 4-like isoform X2: MVGSWCLVQILLICAFCHAVPQWSKSLQDAQALMIQQTDQQFQLQKPVQQLANQQFPLQKPVQQLTNQQFPLRKPVQQLPKLQFPLQKPDQQLAKLQFPKPVKQFQKPVVQAEPLDKCAVADSEQIQCGLPGISGAECEAINCCFNGQQCFYGRAVTVQCIRDGQFVVVVSRDVTLPRLSLDSVHLLGGNDPPCAPVGSTPSFAIYQFPVTACGTSVMEDSGYVVYENRMTSSYEVGIGPYGSITRDSHFEFLFQCRYSGTSVEALVVEVNSVPPPPPVAAPGPLRVELRLANGQCVTKGCAEGDEAYTSYYNDADYPITKVLREPVYVEVHIMERTDPNIVLMLGHCWTTSTPSPLSLPQWDLLIDGCPYRDDRYLTTLVPVTGSSGLQFPTHYKRFVVKMFTFVDPASLAALQETIFIHCSTEVCHPSSGSCEQSCTRKRRDTRIKAVSGEQTVVSSGEVTLVM, from the exons ATGGTTGGAAGTTGGTGTTTGGTTCAGATTTTGCTGATTTGTGctttctgtcatgctgttccacagtggagtaaatcgcttcaggatgctcaagctctgatgatccagcaaactgaccagcagttccagctccagaagccagttcaacagctagctaaccagcagtttccgcttcagaagccagttcaacagctaactaaccagcagtttccgcttCGGAAGCCAGTTCAACAACTACCTAAActgcagtttccacttcagaagccagatCAACAGCTAg CTAAGCTGCAATTTCCGAAGCCAGTTAAAcagtttcagaagccagtagtgcaggcagagccccttgataaatgcgctgtagctgattctgagcagatccaatgtggtctacctgggatcagtggtgctgagtgtgaagctatcaactgctgctttaacggacagcagtgtttctatgggagGGCAG TGACCGTCCAGTGTAttagagatggtcagtttgtggtagtggtgtctaGAGATGTTACTctgcctcgactgagtctggattcggttcatctactgggtggaaatGACCCACCTTGTGCTCCCGTGGGGTCCacaccttcctttgctatataccagttccctgtgaccgcatgtggcacgagTGTGATG GAGGACAGcggatatgtggtgtatgaaaaccgaatgacctcatcgtatgaagtggggattggaccttatggttccatcacaagggacagtcattttga gtttctcttccagtgtagataCTCGGGAACTTCtgtggaagctctggttgtggaggtcaactctgttcctccacctccaccagtagctgctcctggacctctcagggttgagctcagactggccaatggccaatgtgtcaccaaaggctgtgctgaag gggatgaggcctacacgtcctactACAATGATgctgattatcccatcacaaaagtcctgcgggagcctgtgtatgttgaggtgcacattatggagaggactgaccccaacattgtcctgatgcTGGGACATTGTTGGACgacttcaacccccagtccactcagtctcccccagtgggaccttctgatcgacgg ATGCCCTTACCGGGACGATCGCTATTtgaccacactggttccagtgactggatcgtctggtcttcagttcccaacccactacaagcgctttgttgtgaagatgttcacatttgtagatccagcATCACTGGCTGCTCTGCAGGAAACT atctttatccactgcagtacagaggtgtgccatccatcatctggctcttgtgaACAAAGCTGCACCAGGAAAC GGAGAGACActcgtatcaaggctgtctctggggagcagactgtggtttctagtggagaagttactctggtcatgtaa
- the LOC132112362 gene encoding zona pellucida sperm-binding protein 4-like isoform X3 — MVGSWCLVQILLICAFCHAVPQWSKSLQDAQALMIQQTDQQFQLQKPVQQLANQQFPLQKPVQQLTNQQFPLRKPVQQLPKLQFPKPVKQFQKPVVQAEPLDKCAVADSEQIQCGLPGISGAECEAINCCFNGQQCFYGRAVTVQCIRDGQFVVVVSRDVTLPRLSLDSVHLLGGNDPPCAPVGSTPSFAIYQFPVTACGTSVMEDSGYVVYENRMTSSYEVGIGPYGSITRDSHFEFLFQCRYSGTSVEALVVEVNSVPPPPPVAAPGPLRVELRLANGQCVTKGCAEGDEAYTSYYNDADYPITKVLREPVYVEVHIMERTDPNIVLMLGHCWTTSTPSPLSLPQWDLLIDGCPYRDDRYLTTLVPVTGSSGLQFPTHYKRFVVKMFTFVDPASLAALQETIFIHCSTEVCHPSSGSCEQSCTRKRRDTRIKAVSGEQTVVSSGEVTLVM; from the exons ATGGTTGGAAGTTGGTGTTTGGTTCAGATTTTGCTGATTTGTGctttctgtcatgctgttccacagtggagtaaatcgcttcaggatgctcaagctctgatgatccagcaaactgaccagcagttccagctccagaagccagttcaacagctagctaaccagcagtttccgcttcagaagccagttcaacagctaactaaccagcagtttccgcttCGGAAGCCAGTTCAACAACTAC CTAAGCTGCAATTTCCGAAGCCAGTTAAAcagtttcagaagccagtagtgcaggcagagccccttgataaatgcgctgtagctgattctgagcagatccaatgtggtctacctgggatcagtggtgctgagtgtgaagctatcaactgctgctttaacggacagcagtgtttctatgggagGGCAG TGACCGTCCAGTGTAttagagatggtcagtttgtggtagtggtgtctaGAGATGTTACTctgcctcgactgagtctggattcggttcatctactgggtggaaatGACCCACCTTGTGCTCCCGTGGGGTCCacaccttcctttgctatataccagttccctgtgaccgcatgtggcacgagTGTGATG GAGGACAGcggatatgtggtgtatgaaaaccgaatgacctcatcgtatgaagtggggattggaccttatggttccatcacaagggacagtcattttga gtttctcttccagtgtagataCTCGGGAACTTCtgtggaagctctggttgtggaggtcaactctgttcctccacctccaccagtagctgctcctggacctctcagggttgagctcagactggccaatggccaatgtgtcaccaaaggctgtgctgaag gggatgaggcctacacgtcctactACAATGATgctgattatcccatcacaaaagtcctgcgggagcctgtgtatgttgaggtgcacattatggagaggactgaccccaacattgtcctgatgcTGGGACATTGTTGGACgacttcaacccccagtccactcagtctcccccagtgggaccttctgatcgacgg ATGCCCTTACCGGGACGATCGCTATTtgaccacactggttccagtgactggatcgtctggtcttcagttcccaacccactacaagcgctttgttgtgaagatgttcacatttgtagatccagcATCACTGGCTGCTCTGCAGGAAACT atctttatccactgcagtacagaggtgtgccatccatcatctggctcttgtgaACAAAGCTGCACCAGGAAAC GGAGAGACActcgtatcaaggctgtctctggggagcagactgtggtttctagtggagaagttactctggtcatgtaa